From a single Calothrix sp. NIES-2098 genomic region:
- a CDS encoding extracellular solute-binding protein — protein MDRRSFLLATGTLALSQLLIGCGGSNQAQLKVQLLKGSIPGQVVNKFQKALKPQVQLKFAPTEQIQDLFKQLQNWQQPPKTSDEQGWRRFIPLPQDQKTPIADLVTLGDYWLKAAIEQKLIQPLNEAQLKQWSALDNKWKQLVTRNDQGNPDPQGKVWAAPYRWGSTAIVYNREKFQGLGWTPKDWSDLWRDELRSRISLLNQPREVIGLVLKKLGKSYNTENLDQVPELEKELSTLNQQVKFYSSTTYLEPLIIEDTWLAVGWSDDLLPVLARYPHLSAVIPQSGTAVWADLWVRPQGTDKDTLANQWIDFCWQPAIAKQISLLSKTNSPISTNIVASDIQESFRNLLLSNREVFDKSEFLLPLSSSTTKQYESLFDKIKKA, from the coding sequence ATGGATCGACGTTCATTCTTATTAGCCACAGGTACATTAGCACTTTCACAACTGTTGATTGGCTGTGGGGGAAGTAACCAGGCGCAACTGAAAGTACAGCTATTAAAAGGTTCTATACCTGGTCAAGTAGTTAATAAATTTCAGAAAGCCTTAAAGCCACAGGTGCAGTTAAAGTTTGCTCCTACTGAGCAGATACAAGATTTATTTAAACAATTGCAAAATTGGCAACAACCACCAAAAACCAGCGATGAGCAAGGATGGCGTCGCTTTATCCCACTTCCCCAAGACCAAAAAACACCAATAGCTGACCTAGTAACGTTAGGAGATTATTGGCTCAAAGCTGCAATAGAGCAAAAACTGATTCAACCATTGAATGAAGCACAGCTTAAACAGTGGTCAGCTTTAGATAACAAATGGAAGCAACTGGTAACGCGCAACGACCAAGGTAATCCCGATCCTCAAGGAAAAGTTTGGGCTGCACCTTACCGTTGGGGTAGTACAGCGATCGTTTATAACCGTGAAAAATTCCAAGGATTAGGATGGACGCCCAAAGATTGGAGCGATCTGTGGCGAGATGAACTGCGATCGCGGATTTCTCTACTCAATCAACCACGAGAAGTCATTGGTCTGGTTTTAAAGAAATTAGGAAAATCCTACAATACAGAAAATCTTGACCAAGTGCCAGAATTGGAAAAAGAACTCAGCACCTTAAATCAACAAGTAAAGTTCTATAGTTCCACTACCTACCTAGAACCCTTAATTATTGAAGATACTTGGCTGGCGGTTGGCTGGTCTGACGATCTATTACCAGTGTTGGCGCGTTATCCTCACCTCAGTGCCGTTATTCCTCAGTCTGGAACAGCAGTATGGGCAGATCTGTGGGTACGTCCTCAAGGTACAGACAAAGATACTTTAGCAAATCAATGGATTGATTTTTGTTGGCAACCAGCGATCGCTAAACAAATTTCCCTACTGAGCAAAACTAATTCGCCTATTTCTACAAATATTGTCGCCTCCGATATTCAAGAATCATTCAGGAACTTGTTACTAAGTAATCGTGAAGTTTTTGATAAAAGTGAATTTTTACTTCCTTTATCTTCATCAACAACAAAGCAGTATGAGTCTTTGTTTGACAAAATAAAAAAAGCATAA